The sequence TGACTTTGTTTAAGATGAGGAAAAAATAACATGGCATTACCTAAGCATTgttctttgaagaaaaaaaaaatacatgtatatatttacaGAACTCTCCTGAAATGCATTTCCACTCATGGAAGCAGAAAAGGCTGTAGGATTCGTactgtttaacttttttttaaagttctttttcATTAAAGTGGATTCatttgtatacttttttttaaagtcttattaatgttattttaactttttttaaatcccacaACAGGCTTTGTAGGAGGGAGTTGATGTGAGCGTTCGCTCTTGCTCTCCCTTTTAGTCCAGAGTTTGTTTTTTGAAGCGCAGGAAACAAGTCAAACAGACACATGGGAGGGTATTTTGGGGTTTAGGGTACCCCTCAGCAGCAAAATGGTCAATGTTCATTGCCCCGCTCCTCAGTGACACTGTCCACATAGTCTGTGTGAAATCCTCTGGAGTCAACAACCTGTCCGTTACACAGCTCTCGCCACTCTTCTTTGtagttttctattttattataaaACGCACACTCCAACCATCCAATGccggaaaaaagagaaacaaaagctTGCCGTCTACATAAGCGCCTCATGTAGCTCAAACACCGTACATGTGACATGACCATGTTGCTGTGTCAAGTTCACGTGCTAAAGGATGAAGTCATCAAAAATATAGATGTGAACAgccttttaaagttgtttttttttttttttNNNNNNNNNNGTCATTAGGCAGTTTCTTGAATAGTGTTGCTGTGGTGAGGACAAGCCATTTAAAACAGGAgataaacctaaaaaaaaatactgaagtAAACAGCGTTATCTCCCACGGCTTGTAATGCTTCTCAGCATTCTCTTATAACTAATCGCTCTATTTAATtctgtaatttaatttatttcaaaaaagaCATTCAGTTGCGCAAGGAAAAacaagaaccccccccccaaaaaaaacaaaaaaataacatgatcgAATGTTCGATCCATAATACAATCTCTCCCAGATGAAgaatttttttcttgcttttttctgtttatgcAGAAGGTTTTTGCTGATTCAGGGTCTTCTGAATCATCCACAGAACGATTGCTCTCCCCACTGCTCCTCTCTGAACTCCCACTAGTTCTCCCAGCGGCTCGAGGGACCCCTAGCTATTGTCGGACTCGTCCTCATCTTCGGCCTCGCGGAGCCAAGTGAAGAAGGCTGTGACGGACTTAAGAGCCACGCCCTTGCCCTGCTGCTCGGCGGGGTCTTTGCTAGACTCCCACTTGTAGAAGGCCTCCTCTTTGATCACGTCCTCGTCGTAAAGCGTGTCAAAGAACATCCGCAGCAGATCTGAAGGAGGGAAGAGACAAGTAATGTTCACAAGCCTTTCATGGCAATTTTAActatattttatttctatttaccAGTTCTACGGAAAAAAGCTGAACGAGAACACTTAATCAGAATTTACGTCTGAAAAGTCATTTTGCATGCATTATTTTCGCAGAACACTAACAACAataatgcacacaaacaaacatttctaaaaGTGGTTAACATGAGCTTGACAGCAGATACTCACTGGCAGGTTGCTCCATCTGCACCATGAGGGCCTGCAGGGCGTACAGAGCCTGCAGCTCCTTCTGCTCATCTTTCAGGTATTTCTGCAACACCTTGGCCCTCAGTTTGATCTGCTCGCTGTCCACCTTGTTGGGGTTCTCACCTGCAGGCAGTCATTttggaaaaacataatttaaagggACTCGCATAGTTTGAGTTAGGATTGACTTGACAAGTATTGCTGACATATTTCCATAGGGATTAGTGATATCTGTTTCATGCTTATCTGAGTCCTGCATGAGTAGGTTCTAATGAGGTAAAGGTAAAGGGTAAATTCTGACTCACAGATGATTGCTGACTGGCAGACGCAGGTCATCAGTGCTCTGACAAACATGTTGGAGGAGGTCTGCTGCTCATCTAGGTTGGCctacacaaaacaaattcattaacacacatgcagaaaacTGGAGGTAATCTAAACAGCTTCATTAATAGCAGACAGACATGCACATGTAATAACAGCTGGGTGGAAACCTGGAAGCTGTAAACATCAAAACTTTGAGTTTATCATATTAGTTGTAAAGAGAAGGTCTTTTGTTGTGAACTTGCATTGCACGTTTTCTTTGTGTGATTGTGTCCCCAAAAATGACAAAGGtgacaaataaatgtattgaatCCCAGAggatttcattacatttattgtATCACAAGTTCAGGTTCTTGAATTTAATTACTTCGCATTTAAAGTCAGAAAAGTCCTTTAAGGCCATTACAGCCTTTAACATTCtgtaagtcttaaaaaaaagtcttacatGCTGTCATGCAAACCGAGTACAGTAAAACAAGCTTTTCCCCTGCATAAAGGTACATTTTAACAGATTTGGTCTCATGTTTATGTTTGAATAGCAGTCATGACTAGTTATCACTTAACTTTAagaatcatatatatatatatatatatatatataaacaaacatGCTTAACACAAAAATGACCAAAGCCTCATTTTAAGATTGTGAAAGGAAACAAATGGAAATGAAGATGGAAGTGAAAGAATGCAATAAATACTATAAATCAGTGTTCCTAAACCACTGGTCCGTGGACCTGTACCGATCCGTGGGTTATTTGGTACTGGGCCGCacagaaaaaaactacataacctttttttcctgtttacTCGATTATCAGcatccaaaagatgttttatttttaaaaatgacagaatTATGTCCCGTCTCTCGTCCTCTTGACACATGTCACGTGATATGAAACCCACAAACGTGCCCCCNNNNNNNNNNccccaaaaaaaaagagtaaacaaATGTCTCCGCAAAACTTTTTCTGCTCAGGGGGAAAGGCCCGTGAAGGAGGAGACATAAAAAAGGAACTTACAACTTTAAATAAAACgaaaattaacagaaaatacCAGGAGCCTACCTTAAATACGGATTTATTAGGTGATATTCTCACATGCCAAGCCTGCTCTGCATAATATGCGGCGACAAGCTAGCAAGCAAGGCAATGAAGCCTTCCAAACTTTATCGGCACAAGGAGACAAAGCACCCTGATTTTCTGGCGTGACagcaatcaaaacaaaatcacGGAATAAACTGGACTTAAGAAACACTTCGAGTGTCACCCTAATCCACATATGAGTCCGTTTGGTTGCACAAGAACAAGCACAGAGCTCCCACTGAAGGTAAATTGTGTTTTACCGATCCATGGCTCAAAAAAAAAGCTGGGGACTGCTACTATGAAAACAAACCTCAATCCAGTCAAAGATCCTCTGGTTGTTGGCCTTGTCCTGGATCAGTCTCTCCAGCTGTTTGGTCAGCTCTGCAGAGCTCAGCTCCTTTTTGCTCTCCTCCGACTCATCGCCCAGTGTGAACTCCACATTCTAGTTAGCACCATGGAGACAGAAACAGGCTTTTTGCTAATCTTTTCAAAATACTTGTGTTACTTCTACTCACTCCACTTCTCATTCATTACCTGAAAGCAAACTCACATTCAACTTCTACAAAATCAGTTATGACCACAGTAATACGACAAAGGGAATACAGTGTTCACAATCATGAAGTTTGGTTTCTGGTGTAACACAAAAACTGGAGCTTACAATATTGTAATGTTGCACTTCATGAACTGTTTCTATTGAAATTTAATCCTGTCAgcaaatattaattattataaagtTTTGATACTTTAGTAGGGTACCATACCTATACTAAAGGCCTACAATGTAATGGATGATTAACAACTGTTTAATATTGtgaaaatattgttttcaaATTTCCTCAGCTAATGATGAAGCTGGTGAGCGACCTCTCACCTCTTCTGTCACAAACTTGTTGACATCTACGTCCTCGGGGAGGAAGTCTTTCCACCGGAGGCCAGCCTCCCTCCACATGGTGCCTGCTTTTTTATGGCTCTAATGAGGGAGATGCAGATTGGTTGTTATACAATGGACACATACACTGATCCCACCGGCATCAACACGCTGAATGAACGGATTGAAATTTACATATTTGCTCAGTGtgattggcaaaaaaaacagcactgaGTAAAACTGCATTAAATTAGTGTTGGTTttcaaaaatattcaaaaagcCTTATCTGTCATAAGAATGCACTATTAGATACAATATAATGTATCGAAAACAGATCCAGGGGGTTCGGCCGAATATTGAATCCACTGGTTAAGATTCGGCCAAATCTGAAACCAAAACCTACTCCCATCCTCAGTCCATTAacacagtaaaaacattaatgaaGTAAACAACGTCCACAGCCTGTAAAATAGTTAAATGTAACAACTTAATGTTGaattcacacacactctttttacATCATAGCACATCGCTATCACTAGATGAGTGACAGTTTATTTGGCAAATTTTTGCTAACCAGTGTTTGATGAAGGCATGTTGGGTGAAAGAAATTagaaagttaacgttagctaacgagCAGCAGCCGGCCGTTCAGTTGCTCTGCTCCCACTGTAGGGAGACCTATTTACAGAGAGAACAGCTGATAGGCCAAAAGAGGCACCAGTTTTTAGCTGTGACTGTCCTTCCCTTGCCGTACCTCAATTTGCTGCATTTTGGCTGTTGTCTGTAGATTCCTTCATACGCAACTCGTGTTCTTTCTGATGTTTCATGCGCCAGTGTTTTGGCAGCGGcaatgttgtgtgttgttttaggTCCTTGTTGCCGCGGGACAGGTCGGCTACGGGTTGGGCCTGTGGCGAGGCTTGTGTTGCCATCTTTTGGTTGGGGGTACTGCCGCCAGGCAGTGCTTTTAATGCTCATaagttccattttcactttctcacagcctaCTCCACCTACATAAACACCTTCCCATAGTCAACGGCAGTGTCATTAAGCCAACCATCGTAGTGTGCCTAGTGCAAGCTGCCAAATCCAAACCCCATCAAAAAGCCCAATATTTGGCCAAATGCAAACCTGAAACCTGGATTAGGCGCATTCCTAATAGAAAAGGATTATAAGTGTCCGGGTTGGATCAGTGCATTGAccaggcgcacatatacttcAAGGTTTATGCCTTGATGCAGAGGTCGATGGTCCCGATCaaacctgtgacaatttcctgcatgtctcccccctctctcccatttctcacctagctgttcAATCAAATAAAAGGCAGAAAGCCCCAAagaaattcttaaaaaaaaaaaaaaaaatctttaaaattatAATTGATTGGTTGGTTCTTACCATTTCTTTGCAGAGTAAAGTGAGGATATGGACGAGCAGGACTCCAGCTTGGCCCAGAGGGATCAAAGGCTTTGAGATCTCCCTGGAAGCATAAAACAGTCAACACAGTTTAGACAAACAGCCAAAAAGGTATCTTCTCTTGCAGATTTCCCTTGCTGACATGCTGAGGGGCCAACTAAGGCCTGGGGACTAACCTGAAAAGTTCTCCCATGGGGATGCCTCCCTCATGGAGCATGGGAGTGATCAGTTCTGCCAGGTAGAGCCAGATGTGGGGGATGTCTATAGCCATGTCTTCAGCCACCTCTAGGAGCTCCTGAAGCCTGAGgaaacacacagtgcacacattTCAAAGTTTATTCAAGGTTTAAGGACAAAAAACAAGTTCAAAATGACTTAACAAATGGGGAAACTAAGCAATATGGCACCTCACTGGCACAAACTCAACTTCAGCAACTGCTTTCAAACATATGCATTTTCAGAGACTAGTTCACTAGCTAAAGcctgtatattttaaatccTGTTATAAACTTTTTTTCAGTCAACACAATAACTCTGCTAACACATGTCACAGAAGAGTTTGGTCCAGGTCCACTTGCTCTTAGATTTATATATTTACTTATTACTGGTTTTCTGTGAAAGTCAATGACACCTTTTATACACTGAACCACCTCTCTGGGCCTCCATACTGACCCATTATAGTACTGCTGTCTTGGGAGGATGTCGTTCttaatgagctgttgcagaagcAGGCCCATGTGCTCCCTGGCGATAGTGCTACGCTCCAGCGTAGACTCCAGTCCGTTTCGTACAAACACAAAGAGCAGCTGAGTGCTGTTCATTTCCTGCACACACTGTAGAGCTTCCTGTAGGGACAGAAAAGGACACACAGATTGTTTGTTGCTGTTCTGTAAGGATAAACCTGGGCTGTATTTGCAAACAAAATATTTCCCGTTTCGACTTCCGAACATTAAAAGTATTCAATGAATTACGGTGTGCCTTTTTTTCTAAGGCAGCCGCAGGAAATGAACCGAGGTAAAGACAAATCAAGACAACAGCAATTTTTAAGCGCTTTTTGTCAGCgggtcattttttattttttacaagtgAGCAATGGAACAAGAAAAAACTGATTTGTACTTCTTTGTAAGGGAAGTctggttttcttttcatcttcaaaTGCATTTCAGCGTGTACCTTCATGTCGTTGATATGGAGGTACTCCTCGATGATAGCTGTCGACTTCTTGCTCAATTCCTCCTCGGTCAAGGCAGGCTTGGTGGTGGTCAGGGTctggagagggggagagggggcaGCTGTCTCCCGCTTAACTgttcaaacaaaacacattttttttttttaaattttaagtcATCCTAACTTTtgctgaaagaaaaaacaaaagtaaaaagcttTCTTGCTGTATAACCTCTTTTTTGGTAAGTATAGTACATAGTTCAGAGTTTATAGATAGCCGATAAAAATGGCTGAAACGTCGAAACATATTTTCTGATTATTTGGATTTCCAGGGAATTCTATTCCTAGCACAGTAGATTATGCTCCGATTTAAATATGTAGTTTAAATCTACACTACCGCTACGTCATGCGTCCTACCATTCTCTTTGCTCCTGGCTCTGTCTCGGTCTCTGCTGCCTCTGTCGTCCGTCATGCTCGCTACTCTGCGGACAGGATCGGCCGGCCCACgctgctctctctccctgcttCGCTCCTCATTCTCCCGACTGAAGCTTCGCTTGGTGACCTGCAGCCGGTTACGATCGTCCCGTCGCTCATCCCGTCTTTCAAATCGGTCACCGCCACGATCAGAGCGGTCGAAGCGATCACTGCGCTCTCGACTCAAACTGTTTCTATATAAGGACAGAGAAAGAGCAGAGTCAGGAAAAGATAACACAAAGACTGACTGACTCTGTAGGGTCCCGCTGTGCATTTGCCAGTAGAGATTCTGAAAAGGCTTCAATAATTGTGTCCTGTTCCTCACCTCTGAGGAACTCGTCTGTCTGAGTCCAGGGAAGAGCTTGTGGAGGATGACGGCTGCTGTAAGGCTGAGAACCTGTTCAGAGTGCTGGTGTTGGGACGGCCGCCTGGCTCTGGGCCTTGGGATCAAAGTACATAACAAAGCATATGTTGAGTTTCTGCTTTAAAGGTGCTCaactacattattattattattatttatacattatttataatcATCACATCAGTATGGGACACCTACCAGAATCTGCAGGTTTGGCACTGGTGCCACCGCTGCTGCCCTTACCCCAGCTCCCCCATGTGCCTTTACCTCCTGGGGCAAGCAACTGATTGTTGAAGTCAAGAACTGGAGTCTGAAAGAAGAAACTGTTTGTTAAATACATACTAGCTGCTAAAACTATAAAACAGGCTAAGTATGAATTTGCTGCCGTTGAAAGTTTAACTAATTTAATGTGTGCAGTGTCATACAACTGGTTAATAACTCATTCATATTAACACTGGCCTCTCTCCCCTACCTTTGTGATTTTGCTAAGGCGAGAGGCGTCAATAGGCCGGTTCTTGGAGATGGGCACTGTATTCCAGCCCTCGTCCTGGGGAGGAGCACCACGGCCTTGGGTGTGAGGGCCCCCACGACCTCCGGAACCTCCTCCACCCATCCTGCCTCCAGGGCCGCCTCCCGTCTCTTTCTTGGAGATGAGGGCTTGCTGCACCTTCATATGCTCCCTGTGCTCCTCCAGCTCAGCTTCTTTGTGGATCTGGTCTATGGTCTTGGGGCCCTGATCGCCTCGCCGGGGCACCCAGGTGTTCTGGGATGGGATGGAGGGACAGATTGGGAGTACAGGGCAGAGGTGAGTGATTACATTGACAATTCTATATTCTACATGATTTGTCTTCTCTGGAAGTTTTGgataggaaaatataatgtcaaTCAAGGTTAAAAAAATCTATTGTTATTTGTATCAATAGAtaatattattagtattagGGTAATTATTCTGTCCATATCACCAATGCCTACTATACAACTTAAGGTAAATAATCttaaagattttaatttaaatacatgTCTGTTAAGTCACTATCTTTTGTCAAATAGATGATGAAAGCCCTGCATTTGCAGTATTGGGAACTGGGTATATGTGGCGACATTTCCATGAAAACACGCAAGCTGTTTGGGAAGTGAGATTCAAAAACATACCTGCAAGCTTATTGCCAAAGGTGCCGCCAAAGACATtgtaactttacatttttaaataatattcaaCAGGCGTAGTAGACTCATCAAACTGACCAACTGTCCTAATTGTACTGAAGTATTTCTCATTTTGACAGGTGATACAAAGACATCTAGGAGTATTAATACTGACAAGTGGTAATAATGGATACCTATTTTACTATGATGTTAGTGGGAGTAGGGATGTCACAATACCAGAAATTTAGTAGTCGATACCAATACCAGTGAAATTCCACGACTCGTTACCCAATTATATCcaccacaacaaaaaaacaataaatcccATGTACCTCAAAATAAACTCCTTTATAACTAGTATTTCAGCATAAGGCTAACAATAGGTTTAGAGTTTCACTCAAAATTAAATTTTGTTTGTGGTGGTAGCTGATGGACCCACAGCTCCAAAGCCTGGCATTACCACACAGCTAGCAGCATAAGGTATTATCTTTAATGAGTTCACCTTCCAACAGCAGGTATGTTAAGTTTGTTTCTCTCTGCCgttgtttttacacacagaACCAGGCTGGTTAAAGTTAACTAGCGTCATAGAGATGAAGAGATATTCACTGTTCTTCTGTACTGGTAGGCGTTCTTCTTTGGCATTTAACGACAGACTAACACTTGAGGCTTTTATGCTGTTCCCGTCAAGTTCGGAAGAATTACATCCCGGTACCAAGGTTATCTGTGGTAATCCAGGTAAAAATGAGTACTGTCATGTTTCAGAATTTTAGCATCAACTTGTTAACTAAGTATTAGTACTCATGGCATCCCTACACGGGAGAGACTAGACCTGGAATAGATCAGGAGATCAACATCCTGACTCTTAACTTTTCTCTTCAGTTTGTACCTATAAAGGaatgaaaaaagtgtgtgtgtatatgtgtttgtgtttgacattTAAATTGGGCAAATGTGCTGAGTTGGAGCAGCTGATTTTGGCTTGTAAAAGCACTAAAGACAGCAAGTTTAGTAACAATGTGTGGGCGGGACTGGGAGCCTAACTATACAACTGCAGCATTCCTTAAAAGAAACTCTCTACACTGAAATACCCACAAAGTGAAACTCAAACATTTCCTGGAGGTgatcaaacacaaaacacatgaacGCACACTACAATATAAAACAAAGAATATGCTAAACATGATCATGCAAACTAAAGAAATGATTCAACCTTGAAGTACACTGATCCTATACAACACTGATCCCTAGTATTTCAAGTAATATGCTGCAATTCCTTTTTAGCATGTGTGTAATGTACTGTCTACGTGTGCATGTTGTTTATGCATTACCCGTCGAAGGTCCAGCACATCCTGCAACATGAAGCGGATCCTGGAGCTAGTCTTCCTCTCCTTTATTATTTTATCCATCTGATTGAAGTACTGGTCCATACGAGGCTGGAGATGACCACAACAGTTTGGTGAGTCCATTTCATACACTACATTtacaatacaaaattaaaacacaatctaACTGCACATTCATCAGCATGCATTCATATAGGATATGTGATGTGTGCACTTATGAATACAATTTCCCCTTCATCACACTAtctaacactgtgtgtgtgtgtgttgtaccttGGCCTTCTCAAAGTCTAGGTCCTTGCCGATAGTGGACAACAGTCTACACAGGCACTCCAGGGACTCCTCGTCATGGTTTTTGAGTAGCTTTACAATGCAGTCATGCATGATGACCTCTGTGAGCATTTTAAGCTTGAACAGCTCACCAATAAACTTGATGTTGCCCAGTGAGCGCCTCCTGGCCTGGTCTTTAGCTTGTTGTAGCTCATCGCTGAGCCGCTGTTTCTCTTCCGGCTGCCAGAGAAACAATGTCATATAGAAATGTATGACAACATAAGGAAATCGTGACGAGGGATAGTTAGCTGTATGAAAAAATCTTAGCATAGTGGCTTCCTCTTGTTATATGTTCACCTTCAAAAACTTCCCACCATATACCCAAGTTTATATACCAACTTGACTcgtttttgtgtttaaatgaaGACCCCAAACTATATATTATGAGGTAGTACTATACCACTGAGGCAGCATCCAGCTCTTTCTGCTTCCTCTCAAAGATCTCGTCATCATCTTTATCCTTTTCAAACTCCTTCTGGCATCGATTTAACAGCAGCTTGCGGAAATTCACAGTGTTTCCTGGCTTATCTGTGGTTTCGGCTTTAAGctgagcagagcagagaaaacttacattaaaaaagaacaggTAAAGAGTGTGTAACATTGTTATGTGTAATTCAGTCTTTTGTTCTGCAATCCTATCACTTAGATCAGTAGCCCAGATATGTGGCACTAACTTCATCACAGGACTCGGACAATGAATATTATAATTgtcctgccttttttttttttttacatatttgggAAGTAATCTAAATTATAAATACATCATTGAAATTCTTCCACTATTTTTAGTGTTTCTTCATTTAACTATTTCCCCCGTTTTAAATGATTTGTTGGTAAATATCTAAGTTTAACTACCTGCATCAAAACGTCATTCCGAATGTTCTAATTTCTGTTGTGGGTCTGTTGAGGTTATTTTTTAGCAGTAAGCTGAATTTTCAAAGGTGTCTACTTTTTACCTCTGTCCTTGATGCTGACAACATATTTGTAAGGGGTCCAGatgcattaagataatggaGCAGGTACTGGTTTGTTTGTTACAGAGTGAGCCTATGACATTAAAAGAGTGTTGCATTATGGGTTGTTTGTAGCTTAAATGTGGCTTGGCTGCAAGTTTCTTTAACtctattttaaaagtgtgttacAAATTTAGGCAGCGATGTTGGTGTATAGTAGTAAGTAGTCTTTATCTGTCAACCAGCCAAGATTCACCAGTATCACAGAATGTTATGATCTCAGCAGCCAAAAGATTCGGACAAAAAAGTCATTCTGACCGCTTTCAAAAGCTTGTTAGGAGAGTGCGAGTGTGTGAACAAGTTACATATAAGAAAGTGGGATTTATGATTATGTTTTAATGGAAGCATTTTATGCTTtacatttattaaagaaaaggCTTCAAAAATGAGGATTGTTTTCTCCGCTGAATATGAATCTGTGATAGTATCTTAGGGAACTTTATCCAGCAGAACAAGTAAAACGTTTCTCATcttcaaaaagtatttttcaacAAACAGGTGTAAttcttagaaaaaaataattatgaaaaaagaaatgcatgtgTTGTGTGAATTTACTTTTGGGTCCAGAAAAAGGTATAATTACCACAAAATAGTCTgaggtttttaaatttaa comes from Etheostoma spectabile isolate EspeVRDwgs_2016 chromosome 3, UIUC_Espe_1.0, whole genome shotgun sequence and encodes:
- the eif4g1b gene encoding eukaryotic translation initiation factor 4 gamma 1 isoform X7, whose translation is MGNRGSREQQDSEAGAYYPAQPQFTPSVQAAPVIMNPAPQQQQPPPQPPQHIPTKRERKQIRIRDPNQGGRDITEEIMSGGRSGSTPTPPQQTAISGSESTAFVQANGESVTAVATPALVRPDDRGKPTPPPLSPTPELAKGDLIPAEATSSDTNAEPPAPPLLSEAEDIPLETIPTPAPSAPVADVMDSPPPPREPTPPHQSAPEVPAYPAPLPDPIPTSAAQDKTDKKITEAKEKEVVKEKEAKAEEAASLPSTNGVAEVEPKTLMVMLPPSHLETLESPIAQPEELRLPNGLPLPDPQDPEVPATSPTECDDSPIAEPDICEQSVIQTSAAITQAANTPLFQASPAPVDQPSPAVQETVAEPAVQAAPAQPEVQHTVPPVTLDIKEDTPVPQSTAKEEKPSPAEPVSIVDSTPETVPTPLSPTAEEREDTPPPQTVTPALVETTAAVSVPKKKRKMKDLNKKEAVGDLLDAFKEEQVVAAPEPEPAPVLAPETKPPAASPPAPEEADLTWEDKEDKEDKQDVENIKPDSKQTDTDKKYQYKEEQWKPIDPEKKKQYDREFLLGFQFISASMNKPEGLPAISDVVLDKANKTPLRQLDPSRLTGMNCGPDFTPSFANLGRPGMGGGNRGPPPGMGMGVGGPRRSQQMQRKEPRKIITTMSLGDDVQLNKAEKAWKPTVKKVVHNRAVEEPENDSEHAKTQDLFKRVRGILNKLTPQKFQQLMKQVTELTIDTEERLKGVIDLTFEKAISEPDFSVAYANMCRCLMGLKAETTDKPGNTVNFRKLLLNRCQKEFEKDKDDDEIFERKQKELDAASVPEEKQRLSDELQQAKDQARRRSLGNIKFIGELFKLKMLTEVIMHDCIVKLLKNHDEESLECLCRLLSTIGKDLDFEKAKPRMDQYFNQMDKIIKERKTSSRIRFMLQDVLDLRRNTWVPRRGDQGPKTIDQIHKEAELEEHREHMKVQQALISKKETGGGPGGRMGGGGSGGRGGPHTQGRGAPPQDEGWNTVPISKNRPIDASRLSKITKTPVLDFNNQLLAPGGKGTWGSWGKGSSGGTSAKPADSGPEPGGRPNTSTLNRFSALQQPSSSTSSSLDSDRRVPQRNSLSRERSDRFDRSDRGGDRFERRDERRDDRNRLQVTKRSFSRENEERSREREQRGPADPVRRVASMTDDRGSRDRDRARSKENVKRETAAPSPPLQTLTTTKPALTEEELSKKSTAIIEEYLHINDMKEALQCVQEMNSTQLLFVFVRNGLESTLERSTIAREHMGLLLQQLIKNDILPRQQYYNGLQELLEVAEDMAIDIPHIWLYLAELITPMLHEGGIPMGELFREISKPLIPLGQAGVLLVHILTLLCKEMSHKKAGTMWREAGLRWKDFLPEDVDVNKFVTEENVEFTLGDESEESKKELSSAELTKQLERLIQDKANNQRIFDWIEANLDEQQTSSNMFVRALMTCVCQSAIICENPNKVDSEQIKLRAKVLQKYLKDEQKELQALYALQALMVQMEQPANLLRMFFDTLYDEDVIKEEAFYKWESSKDPAEQQGKGVALKSVTAFFTWLREAEDEDESDNS
- the eif4g1b gene encoding eukaryotic translation initiation factor 4 gamma 1 isoform X8 translates to MNPAPQQQQPPPQPPQHIPTKRERKQIRIRDPNQGGRDITEEIMSGGRSGSTPTPPQQTAISGSESTAFVQANGESVTAVATPALVRPDDRGKPTPPPLSPTPELAKGDLIPAEATSSDTNAEPPAPPLLSEAEDIPLETIPTPAPSAPVADVMDSPPPPREPTPPHQSAPEVPAYPAPLPDPIPTSAAQDKTDKKITEAKEKEVVKEKEAKAEEAASLPSTNGVAEVEPKTLMVMLPPSHLETLESPIAQPEELRLPNGLPLPDPQDPEVPATSPTECDDSPIAEPDICEQSVIQTSAAITQAANTPLFQASPAPVDQPSPAVQETVAEPAVQAAPAQPEVQHTVPPVTLDIKEDTPVPQSTAKEEKPSPAEPVSIVDSTPETVPTPLSPTAEEREDTPPPQTVTPALVETTAAVSVPKKKRKMKDLNKKEAVGDLLDAFKEEQVVAAPEPEPAPVLAPETKPPAASPPAPEEADLTWEDKEDKEDKQDVENIKPDSKQTDTDKKYQYKEEQWKPIDPEKKKQYDREFLLGFQFISASMNKPEGLPAISDVVLDKANKTPLRQLDPSRLTGMNCGPDFTPSFANLGRPGMGGGNRGPPPGMGMGVGGPRRSQQMQRKEPRKIITTMSLGDDVQLNKAEKAWKPTVKKVVHNRAVEEPENDSEHAKTQDLFKRVRGILNKLTPQKFQQLMKQVTELTIDTEERLKGVIDLTFEKAISEPDFSVAYANMCRCLMGLKAETTDKPGNTVNFRKLLLNRCQKEFEKDKDDDEIFERKQKELDAASVPEEKQRLSDELQQAKDQARRRSLGNIKFIGELFKLKMLTEVIMHDCIVKLLKNHDEESLECLCRLLSTIGKDLDFEKAKPRMDQYFNQMDKIIKERKTSSRIRFMLQDVLDLRRNTWVPRRGDQGPKTIDQIHKEAELEEHREHMKVQQALISKKETGGGPGGRMGGGGSGGRGGPHTQGRGAPPQDEGWNTVPISKNRPIDASRLSKITKTPVLDFNNQLLAPGGKGTWGSWGKGSSGGTSAKPADSGPEPGGRPNTSTLNRFSALQQPSSSTSSSLDSDRRVPQRNSLSRERSDRFDRSDRGGDRFERRDERRDDRNRLQVTKRSFSRENEERSREREQRGPADPVRRVASMTDDRGSRDRDRARSKENVKRETAAPSPPLQTLTTTKPALTEEELSKKSTAIIEEYLHINDMKEALQCVQEMNSTQLLFVFVRNGLESTLERSTIAREHMGLLLQQLIKNDILPRQQYYNGLQELLEVAEDMAIDIPHIWLYLAELITPMLHEGGIPMGELFREISKPLIPLGQAGVLLVHILTLLCKEMSHKKAGTMWREAGLRWKDFLPEDVDVNKFVTEENVEFTLGDESEESKKELSSAELTKQLERLIQDKANNQRIFDWIEANLDEQQTSSNMFVRALMTCVCQSAIICENPNKVDSEQIKLRAKVLQKYLKDEQKELQALYALQALMVQMEQPANLLRMFFDTLYDEDVIKEEAFYKWESSKDPAEQQGKGVALKSVTAFFTWLREAEDEDESDNS